From one Luteipulveratus mongoliensis genomic stretch:
- a CDS encoding GntR family transcriptional regulator translates to MAQESTASMVADSVREAIAVGDIPPGAQLTEIELAAQLGVSRGPLREGLQRLTQEGLLLAIRNRGLFVIEMTPDRVRDMYIARQAVERAAAEQVHVLDPVGSGARLLAVIDEMRERGAAGDESGVADVDREFHEVLVELSQSPRLAQMHGTLLTETRMCLNALKATYGSHEARIEEHRAIAQSFVDRKPRLTDKLLVAHMHDALKRLRAD, encoded by the coding sequence GTGGCACAGGAGTCGACGGCCAGCATGGTCGCCGACAGTGTTCGTGAGGCCATCGCGGTGGGCGACATCCCGCCCGGCGCACAGCTGACCGAGATCGAGCTGGCCGCACAGCTCGGCGTCAGCAGGGGCCCGCTGCGCGAAGGGCTGCAGCGACTGACCCAGGAGGGTCTGCTCCTCGCGATCCGCAACCGCGGGCTCTTCGTCATCGAGATGACGCCTGACCGCGTGCGCGACATGTACATCGCTCGGCAGGCCGTCGAGCGGGCCGCGGCCGAGCAGGTGCATGTGCTGGATCCCGTCGGCAGCGGTGCACGGCTGCTAGCCGTCATCGACGAGATGCGAGAGCGCGGCGCAGCCGGGGACGAGTCCGGCGTGGCCGACGTCGACCGGGAGTTCCACGAGGTGCTGGTCGAGCTGTCGCAGAGTCCTCGGCTCGCGCAGATGCACGGCACGCTGCTCACCGAGACCCGCATGTGCCTGAACGCGCTGAAGGCGACCTACGGCAGCCACGAGGCGCGCATCGAGGAGCACCGGGCCATCGCCCAGTCGTTCGTCGACCGCAAGCCGCGACTGACCGACAAGCTGCTGGTGGCGCACATGCACGACGCCCTGAAACGCCTGCGCGCCGACTGA
- a CDS encoding aspartate aminotransferase family protein, with protein sequence MAQLSPVLKQATPVVATHGEGVNLYDADGRRYLDFTAGIGVTSTGHCHPKVVAAAQEQVGKLIHGQYTTVMHQPLLTLVDRLSEVLPQGLDRAFFANSGSEAIEAALRLARQATGRSNVIVFHGGFHGRTVAAASMTSSGTKFRSGFSPLMAGVQVSPFPDPGHFGWSQEETTAFALKQLDYTLQTLSAPNDTAAFFVEPVLGEGGYVPASTEFLAGLRERADKHGILLVLDEVQTGWGRTGKFWGGDHFDAKADILVTAKGLASGFPLSAIAASNALMEKAWPGSQGGTYGANAVACAAAIATLDVIQEEKLVENSAARGAQLKEGLQQVADKHDEIVDVRGLGLMIGNEFRDADGNPDGSTAAKAQQEAAKRGLLLLTCGAWSQVVRFIPALVVSEQEVDEAAGLWAETIDAVL encoded by the coding sequence ATGGCACAGCTGTCACCGGTGCTCAAGCAGGCGACCCCCGTGGTCGCCACTCATGGCGAGGGCGTCAACCTTTACGACGCAGACGGTCGGCGATACCTCGACTTCACGGCCGGGATCGGCGTCACGAGCACCGGGCACTGCCACCCGAAGGTCGTCGCCGCTGCTCAGGAGCAGGTCGGCAAGCTGATCCACGGGCAGTACACGACGGTGATGCACCAGCCCCTGCTCACCTTGGTCGACCGCCTCAGCGAGGTGCTCCCCCAGGGCCTTGACCGCGCGTTCTTCGCCAACTCCGGCTCCGAGGCGATCGAGGCCGCGCTCCGCCTGGCTCGTCAGGCGACCGGCCGATCCAACGTGATCGTCTTCCACGGAGGCTTCCACGGTCGTACGGTCGCGGCGGCGTCCATGACGTCGTCCGGCACGAAGTTCCGCAGCGGGTTCTCGCCACTGATGGCCGGCGTCCAGGTGTCGCCGTTCCCCGACCCCGGCCACTTCGGCTGGAGCCAGGAGGAGACCACCGCCTTCGCGCTGAAGCAGCTGGACTACACGCTGCAGACGCTGTCGGCGCCCAACGACACCGCGGCGTTCTTCGTCGAGCCGGTGCTCGGCGAGGGCGGCTACGTGCCCGCCAGCACCGAGTTCCTCGCCGGCCTGCGCGAGCGCGCGGACAAGCACGGCATCCTGCTCGTGCTCGACGAGGTCCAGACCGGCTGGGGTCGCACCGGGAAGTTCTGGGGCGGCGACCACTTCGACGCCAAGGCCGACATCCTCGTCACGGCCAAGGGGCTTGCCTCCGGCTTCCCGCTGTCCGCGATCGCAGCCTCCAACGCACTCATGGAGAAGGCCTGGCCCGGCTCGCAGGGCGGCACCTACGGCGCCAACGCGGTCGCGTGCGCCGCTGCCATCGCGACCCTGGACGTCATCCAGGAAGAGAAGCTCGTCGAGAACTCCGCCGCTCGCGGCGCCCAGCTCAAGGAAGGCCTCCAGCAGGTCGCCGACAAGCACGACGAGATCGTCGACGTACGCGGTCTCGGGCTGATGATCGGCAACGAGTTCCGCGACGCCGACGGCAACCCCGACGGATCCACAGCCGCGAAGGCCCAGCAGGAGGCCGCCAAGCGTGGCCTCCTGCTGCTCACCTGCGGCGCGTGGAGCCAGGTCGTCCGATTCATCCCGGCGCTGGTCGTCTCCGAGCAGGAGGTCGACGAGGCCGCCGGCCTGTGGGCCGAGACGATCGACGCCGTCCTCTGA
- a CDS encoding NAD-dependent succinate-semialdehyde dehydrogenase yields the protein MTITAAKSLTDNEIRVLNDVHKELLIGGQWSAADSDATFEVLDPSTGAVLAEVADASPADGQRALDAAVEAQAAFAATTPRERYDILMKAYGLLHERIDDLALLMTLEMGKPLAEAKGEITYAAEFFRHFAFEALRIDGGYQTAPAGGARFLISKQPVGPCLLITPWNFPMAMGTRKIGPAIAAGCTSVIKPAHQTPLSMLALGAILTEAGVPDGVVNIVTCMNAGDVMEPLIKSGKARKLSFTGSTKVGKVLLEQCADKVLRTSMELGGNAPFIVFEDADMDEAVKGAMAAKMRNMGEACTAANRIFVHENVIDEFGKRLSQAMSELKVGRGTEDGVQVGPLIDEAGRQKVIDLLEDATARGATVLTGGDAPDGDGFFFTPTVLTGVPHDARMTSEEIFGPVAPLTPFTTEKEVVAAANDTPYGLVSYVFTNDLRRALRVAEAIESGMVGLNQGVVSNPAAPFGGIKESGLGREGGSVGIDEFLEVKYIGIAL from the coding sequence ATGACCATCACTGCAGCAAAGTCGTTGACCGACAATGAGATTCGCGTCCTGAACGACGTGCACAAAGAGCTCCTGATCGGTGGGCAGTGGAGCGCGGCCGACAGTGATGCGACCTTCGAGGTGCTGGACCCGTCGACCGGCGCCGTGCTGGCAGAGGTGGCCGATGCGTCACCGGCTGACGGACAGCGCGCCCTGGACGCGGCCGTCGAGGCGCAGGCCGCGTTCGCCGCGACGACGCCGCGAGAGCGCTACGACATCCTCATGAAGGCGTACGGCCTGCTGCACGAGCGGATCGACGACCTCGCGCTGCTGATGACCCTGGAGATGGGCAAGCCGCTGGCAGAGGCGAAGGGCGAGATCACCTACGCCGCAGAGTTCTTCCGGCACTTCGCGTTCGAGGCACTGCGCATCGACGGTGGCTACCAGACGGCGCCGGCCGGGGGAGCGCGCTTCCTGATCTCCAAGCAGCCGGTCGGGCCGTGCCTGCTGATCACGCCGTGGAACTTCCCGATGGCAATGGGCACTCGCAAGATCGGTCCCGCGATCGCCGCGGGCTGCACGAGCGTGATCAAGCCTGCTCACCAGACGCCGCTGTCGATGCTCGCGCTCGGCGCGATCCTCACGGAGGCGGGTGTGCCCGACGGCGTCGTCAACATCGTCACCTGCATGAACGCCGGCGACGTGATGGAGCCGCTCATCAAGTCGGGCAAGGCACGCAAGCTGTCCTTCACCGGCTCGACCAAGGTCGGCAAGGTGCTGCTCGAGCAGTGCGCGGACAAGGTGCTGCGCACCTCGATGGAGCTCGGTGGCAACGCGCCGTTCATCGTGTTCGAGGACGCCGACATGGACGAGGCGGTCAAGGGTGCGATGGCCGCCAAGATGCGCAACATGGGTGAGGCGTGCACCGCGGCCAACCGAATCTTCGTGCACGAGAACGTGATTGACGAGTTCGGCAAGCGACTGTCACAGGCGATGAGCGAGCTCAAGGTTGGACGCGGCACCGAGGACGGCGTCCAGGTCGGACCGCTGATCGACGAGGCGGGCCGGCAGAAGGTCATCGATCTGCTCGAGGATGCGACCGCGCGCGGCGCCACCGTGCTGACCGGGGGAGATGCGCCCGACGGAGACGGGTTCTTCTTCACGCCGACGGTACTGACCGGCGTACCTCACGATGCACGGATGACCTCCGAGGAGATCTTCGGACCGGTCGCGCCGCTGACTCCCTTCACGACGGAGAAGGAGGTCGTCGCGGCCGCCAACGACACGCCGTACGGCCTCGTGTCCTACGTCTTCACCAACGACCTGCGGCGTGCGCTGCGGGTCGCCGAGGCGATCGAGTCGGGCATGGTCGGCCTCAACCAGGGCGTCGTGTCCAACCCGGCGGCACCGTTCGGTGGCATCAAGGAGTCCGGCCTGGGCCGCGAGGGCGGCAGCGTCGGCATCGATGAGTTCCTCGAGGTGAAGTACATCGGCATCGCCCTCTGA